A region of Maridesulfovibrio sp. DNA encodes the following proteins:
- a CDS encoding acetyltransferase, producing MQKIIIIGAGGHGQVVADAILQMTNATPVAFLDENPVLIGTEIMGLPVPGGNASLNDLEHDGVVVAIGNNNLRKRIFNELTKAGENLFSVIHPSAVIAPTVKIGAGCMILAGAVINTGAEIKDNTIINTNSTIEHHNKIGPHAHVAPGSVLGGEVLVAEEAMVGIGATVLPRTSIGKGAILGGGSTATKDIADGITAVGIPARAKA from the coding sequence ATGCAAAAAATTATTATTATAGGTGCAGGCGGACACGGCCAGGTTGTGGCCGATGCCATACTGCAGATGACAAACGCAACACCGGTCGCTTTTCTGGATGAAAACCCTGTCCTCATAGGCACAGAAATCATGGGTCTTCCTGTTCCCGGAGGCAACGCTTCGCTTAATGATCTTGAACATGATGGAGTTGTCGTGGCCATCGGCAACAACAACCTGCGCAAAAGAATTTTCAATGAATTGACCAAGGCCGGGGAAAATCTGTTTTCAGTTATTCATCCCTCGGCGGTGATTGCCCCCACTGTAAAAATAGGTGCCGGATGTATGATTCTGGCCGGAGCGGTTATCAATACCGGAGCCGAAATCAAAGACAACACCATCATCAACACCAATTCCACGATTGAACATCACAACAAGATCGGCCCGCACGCCCATGTGGCTCCCGGATCTGTTCTCGGAGGCGAAGTTCTGGTTGCCGAGGAAGCCATGGTCGGTATCGGAGCCACAGTATTGCCACGAACCAGCATTGGCAAAGGGGCCATTCTTGGAGGCGGTTCCACGGCGACCAAAGACATAGCGGACGGGATTACCGCGGTAGGAATTCCCGCCCGGGCAAAAGCATGA
- a CDS encoding glycosyltransferase family 4 protein: protein MKIAIIGGYGPSLINFRGPMLRAMKDAGHDIYGIAPLDSSDVPQKLAHWGIKFIEAPIQRKGMNPAKDLAALFALVKILKQVQPDAVLSYTIKPVIYGSIAAKLAGVKGIYSMITGLGYAFGQTTGKRGLLFKLVKNMYRAGLTCNKTVLFQNPDDCDLFKELGIIPKNKSTVITNGSGVDLSHYASSPVPQTNPVFLCISRLLKEKGVREFAEASMQLKRKYPQAEFRLVGPHDNGPDSIRDDLTKTWQNNGVECIGPVDDVRGELQNCTVYVLPSYREGTPRSVLEAMATGRPIVTTDTTGCRETVIEGQNGFMVPVKDTSALEQAMEKFIIQPELLQPMGDASLAYAAEKFDVNKVNATILKAMGL, encoded by the coding sequence ATGAAAATAGCAATTATAGGCGGATACGGCCCGTCACTGATTAACTTTCGCGGCCCCATGCTGCGCGCCATGAAAGATGCGGGACATGACATCTACGGAATCGCTCCTTTAGACTCTTCCGACGTACCGCAAAAGCTGGCACACTGGGGCATCAAATTTATTGAAGCCCCCATCCAGCGCAAAGGAATGAACCCGGCAAAAGATTTGGCTGCCCTTTTCGCACTGGTAAAAATCTTAAAACAGGTTCAACCTGACGCAGTTCTTTCATATACTATAAAACCAGTTATCTACGGCTCCATTGCAGCAAAACTGGCTGGAGTGAAGGGTATTTATTCCATGATTACCGGGCTGGGCTATGCCTTCGGGCAGACTACCGGCAAACGCGGCCTTCTCTTCAAGCTGGTTAAAAATATGTACCGAGCAGGGCTGACCTGCAATAAAACAGTCCTATTCCAAAACCCGGATGACTGTGATCTGTTCAAAGAACTGGGTATCATCCCCAAGAACAAGTCCACAGTGATCACCAACGGTTCAGGCGTAGATCTTAGTCATTACGCCTCTTCACCTGTCCCGCAGACCAATCCTGTTTTCCTGTGTATATCCAGACTGCTTAAAGAAAAAGGTGTACGTGAGTTCGCTGAAGCCTCTATGCAACTCAAAAGAAAATACCCGCAGGCAGAATTCAGACTGGTCGGCCCCCACGACAACGGCCCTGATTCAATCCGTGACGATCTGACCAAAACTTGGCAGAATAACGGAGTTGAATGTATCGGTCCGGTTGACGATGTGCGCGGCGAATTGCAGAATTGCACGGTATACGTCCTGCCCTCATACCGCGAAGGAACCCCCCGCTCCGTGCTGGAGGCCATGGCTACCGGAAGACCGATAGTAACGACAGACACCACAGGTTGCCGCGAAACTGTCATTGAAGGACAGAACGGTTTCATGGTTCCGGTAAAAGATACATCAGCACTGGAACAAGCCATGGAAAAATTCATTATCCAGCCGGAGCTCTTGCAGCCCATGGGTGATGCCTCTCTGGCATATGCTGCTGAAAAATTCGATGTTAACAAGGTCAATGCGACCATACTAAAAGCCATGGGATTATAA
- a CDS encoding ankyrin repeat domain-containing protein, with amino-acid sequence MTISTLAALIIALILTVNIIIDPYGEFRLIEGNYNKLKFKNLKSSALKVASKLYDGQYTLVFGSSRTMLVSEEILGEPVLNFSTSIYVNPGDILALLKTLDEKQIKNIKQIYYLIDINSFHYESSAPELASKAALFMESFRNIGPDKIEDAWKCVKNNVGPESEHPNFIDEFGVLHKKDESYKDNVVVFNSHFVSQYYLDKLAEINSFCIKNRVKITYFTVPWCQNLNTGQQAKLNAILNSAISSCSSYYDLYGNTDFTGHKNLFSDPTHLTSTGLKKLFNKRYWTQDKIKYTRATPTTHPNFKEMKKDDFFTYITKHPQLVDTGFIDEIHKLGRDDLVLYLYDKGIAVEAMVGKSFFLDKPSLLKMILSSGRNFNKNKQANNVNLHYAIMSGITDGVKNAILLGADVNNQIAGTTPLIVALKSTKGTEMLSLLLKSGADINYINKYESGRQDFKQSVFTFALAKNNQKQLDFLLSYAPDSPLAEHARLVLELRKNPGNATAYNKYLVLQNKYYGN; translated from the coding sequence TTGACAATTTCTACCCTTGCGGCGCTGATCATCGCTCTTATCTTGACGGTCAACATCATTATTGATCCATACGGCGAATTCCGGCTGATTGAAGGGAATTACAATAAGCTTAAGTTTAAAAATTTAAAAAGCAGCGCGCTCAAAGTCGCATCAAAACTATACGACGGGCAGTATACCCTTGTCTTCGGAAGCAGCAGGACCATGCTGGTTTCAGAAGAAATTCTGGGCGAACCTGTGCTCAATTTCAGCACCTCAATTTATGTCAACCCCGGCGACATTCTGGCCTTGTTGAAAACTTTGGACGAGAAGCAGATCAAAAATATCAAACAGATATACTACCTGATTGATATAAACAGTTTTCACTACGAAAGCTCCGCGCCTGAGCTGGCCAGCAAAGCAGCTCTTTTCATGGAAAGCTTCCGCAATATAGGCCCCGATAAGATTGAAGATGCCTGGAAATGCGTGAAAAATAATGTCGGACCTGAGTCAGAACACCCGAACTTTATCGATGAGTTCGGTGTCTTACACAAAAAAGACGAATCGTATAAAGATAACGTTGTGGTCTTTAACAGTCATTTTGTATCTCAGTATTATTTGGATAAACTTGCTGAGATTAATTCATTTTGCATAAAGAATAGAGTTAAGATCACGTATTTTACTGTACCTTGGTGCCAAAATCTTAATACCGGGCAACAGGCAAAACTGAACGCAATACTAAATTCAGCCATTTCATCATGTTCCAGCTACTATGATCTTTACGGGAATACTGATTTTACCGGTCATAAGAACCTGTTTTCAGATCCAACACATCTTACGTCAACAGGTCTGAAAAAACTTTTCAACAAAAGGTACTGGACTCAAGACAAAATCAAATATACGCGAGCCACCCCTACGACCCACCCCAATTTCAAAGAAATGAAAAAGGATGATTTTTTTACTTATATTACAAAGCACCCGCAGTTAGTCGATACTGGGTTCATAGACGAAATACATAAGTTAGGGCGTGATGATTTAGTCTTATACCTCTATGACAAGGGGATTGCGGTGGAAGCTATGGTTGGGAAAAGTTTTTTCCTTGATAAACCATCTTTGTTAAAAATGATTCTTTCTTCTGGAAGGAACTTCAATAAAAACAAGCAGGCAAACAATGTAAATCTGCATTATGCCATTATGTCCGGTATTACCGACGGAGTAAAAAATGCCATCCTGCTCGGTGCAGATGTTAATAATCAGATTGCCGGCACAACTCCGTTAATTGTTGCCCTCAAATCGACAAAAGGCACTGAGATGTTATCTTTGCTGTTAAAAAGCGGTGCAGACATAAATTATATAAACAAATATGAGTCCGGCAGGCAGGACTTTAAGCAATCAGTTTTCACCTTTGCACTGGCTAAAAACAACCAAAAACAATTGGATTTTCTACTTTCATATGCCCCGGACAGCCCATTGGCAGAGCATGCACGACTGGTTTTAGAATTAAGAAAGAACCCTGGTAATGCGACTGCATATAATAAGTATTTAGTGCTTCAAAATAAATACTACGGAAACTGA
- a CDS encoding nucleoside-diphosphate sugar epimerase/dehydratase, whose product MIHNLRNLNFYLMVLLDLIIFVAAFYAAYLFRFDFSLPGYAQTQCLELLKYTVIIKFSVFLGLGLYRGMWRYTSLRDLWHILEATFLQSLILVTVVLYKFGFGGFSRGVFIIDWMLTVFMCGGMRVIIRSFYAYKDGNSIQFSPDACPVDGNNVLIIGAGRAGEKVIREIMSSGQLKYRPIGLLDNDKNKRGRTIHGVPVLGPLSDLQELVENKCVNEILIAVAEASGEQMREIINACKETGLPYKILPGMDEIINGKVGIKALRDVSYQDLLGRAPVQLDTTSISEYLSGKIVLVTGCGGSIGSELVRQVIRFNPEKIILVDSSEANLYGIQMELHHELKFHNYVTVLGSVQDEQLMDETFGKYTPHTVFHAAAYKHVPMMERNPWQAIHNNICGTRNVMTVADKHGVARFVIVSTDKAVRPTNIMGASKRVTELLMRLFHDSKTTFMAVRFGNVVGSSGSVVPLFRRQIEKGGPVTVTHKDVTRYFMSISEAAQLILQAGVMAEGGEIFILEMGEPVKIADMAHDLIRLSGKEPGKDIEIVYTGLREGEKLYEELITEGEGIVRTEHDKIMVLKGFENDHEAYCAKFNSQLQDMKAAADKFHADGVRNMLHEVIPEFDEEG is encoded by the coding sequence ATGATCCATAACCTGCGAAATTTAAATTTTTACCTGATGGTCCTGCTGGACCTGATTATTTTTGTAGCCGCTTTTTACGCAGCCTACCTATTCCGTTTTGACTTCAGCCTGCCCGGATATGCGCAGACACAATGTCTGGAGCTGCTCAAATACACTGTGATTATCAAATTCTCAGTGTTTTTAGGGCTGGGCTTATACCGGGGTATGTGGCGCTACACCAGCCTGCGCGACCTCTGGCACATACTTGAGGCCACCTTTCTGCAGTCACTGATTCTGGTTACCGTTGTCCTTTATAAATTCGGCTTCGGCGGATTTTCTCGCGGAGTTTTCATTATCGACTGGATGCTGACCGTATTCATGTGCGGCGGAATGAGGGTTATTATCCGTTCATTTTATGCATACAAGGACGGTAATTCCATCCAGTTTTCACCGGACGCCTGCCCTGTTGACGGCAACAATGTGCTAATCATCGGCGCCGGACGGGCAGGGGAAAAGGTTATCCGCGAAATTATGAGCAGCGGGCAGCTAAAATACCGTCCCATAGGTTTGCTGGATAACGACAAGAACAAACGAGGCAGGACCATCCACGGAGTCCCCGTTCTCGGCCCTCTGTCCGATCTGCAGGAACTGGTGGAAAACAAATGCGTCAATGAAATCCTCATTGCCGTTGCGGAAGCCTCCGGTGAACAGATGCGCGAAATAATCAACGCCTGCAAAGAAACCGGTCTACCCTACAAAATCCTTCCCGGCATGGATGAAATCATAAACGGCAAAGTCGGCATCAAAGCCCTGCGGGATGTCAGCTATCAGGATTTGCTGGGCCGCGCTCCGGTGCAGTTGGATACAACTTCCATCAGCGAATATCTTTCCGGCAAGATTGTACTTGTAACAGGCTGTGGGGGGTCCATAGGCTCGGAATTAGTACGTCAGGTAATCCGTTTCAACCCGGAAAAAATCATCCTTGTGGATTCCAGTGAAGCCAACCTTTACGGCATCCAGATGGAACTGCATCATGAACTTAAATTTCATAATTATGTAACAGTACTCGGGTCTGTTCAGGATGAACAGCTCATGGATGAAACTTTCGGTAAATATACACCGCATACCGTATTCCATGCCGCTGCCTACAAACATGTTCCTATGATGGAACGCAACCCGTGGCAGGCGATTCACAACAACATCTGCGGCACCAGAAATGTGATGACCGTAGCGGACAAACACGGAGTAGCCCGTTTTGTCATCGTTTCCACAGACAAAGCAGTACGCCCCACCAACATCATGGGTGCTTCCAAACGGGTAACAGAGCTGCTTATGCGCTTGTTTCATGACTCCAAAACAACTTTCATGGCCGTTCGTTTCGGTAATGTCGTCGGATCATCAGGATCTGTCGTTCCGCTGTTTCGCAGGCAAATTGAGAAAGGCGGCCCGGTTACAGTTACCCACAAAGACGTGACCCGTTACTTCATGTCCATCTCCGAAGCAGCTCAGCTGATCCTTCAGGCCGGAGTTATGGCTGAAGGGGGTGAAATTTTCATCCTTGAAATGGGTGAACCTGTCAAAATAGCCGACATGGCCCATGACCTGATTAGACTCTCCGGTAAAGAACCGGGCAAAGATATTGAAATCGTCTACACCGGACTTCGAGAAGGAGAAAAACTTTACGAAGAATTAATCACCGAAGGTGAAGGCATTGTCCGTACAGAGCATGACAAAATTATGGTTCTCAAAGGTTTTGAAAATGATCATGAAGCATACTGTGCCAAATTCAATAGCCAGTTACAGGATATGAAGGCTGCTGCGGATAAATTCCATGCTGATGGAGTCAGGAACATGCTGCATGAGGTTATACCTGAGTTTGATGAGGAAGGGTAA
- a CDS encoding N-acetyl sugar amidotransferase encodes MQNRETKKRFNLPDEIKFCKRCTMSNQRPRITFDDEGICSACRFAEYKNFVVDWDERDKELRALCDKHRSKDGSYDVVVPSSGGKDSGFVAHKLKEEYGMHPLTVTWAPALWTDDGMRNYENHIVDGGLDNVMAKPSGITHKLLTKLSFELQGDPFMPFNYGQYNMPLRTAVERKIPLIMYGENSEVEYGGSMKHAYHPDVPIKDIELMNWHGFTIDVLKKYGLKESDLQIYRRPTQKDIDKVGVQIHYMGYFTKWIPQVNYYYCAENTGFIPYYKRSEGTYSKYASIDDRLDGFHYYLMYIKFGIGRATSDSAHEVRDGHITREEAAGLVKRFDGEFPWDNYQTFLNYCDINDEFFWKVVDSWRSPHIWDKKDGKWALKKAVWHEEALKEAAEPAPKIKACKITK; translated from the coding sequence ATGCAAAACCGTGAAACTAAGAAAAGATTTAATCTTCCTGACGAAATAAAATTTTGTAAGCGTTGCACAATGTCCAACCAGCGTCCTCGCATCACTTTCGATGATGAAGGGATATGTTCAGCCTGCCGCTTCGCTGAGTATAAAAATTTTGTGGTGGATTGGGATGAACGCGACAAAGAGTTGCGTGCGCTTTGCGATAAACATCGTTCCAAAGATGGCAGTTATGATGTTGTGGTTCCGTCAAGCGGCGGCAAAGACAGCGGCTTTGTAGCCCACAAATTGAAAGAAGAGTATGGTATGCATCCGTTGACTGTCACGTGGGCTCCGGCTCTTTGGACTGATGACGGCATGCGCAACTATGAAAATCACATTGTTGATGGTGGGCTTGATAATGTCATGGCTAAGCCTAGCGGAATTACGCATAAGCTTTTAACAAAGCTATCCTTCGAACTCCAAGGCGATCCCTTTATGCCATTTAACTACGGTCAATACAACATGCCGCTAAGGACTGCTGTTGAGCGGAAAATACCATTAATCATGTACGGGGAGAACTCTGAAGTTGAGTACGGCGGTTCAATGAAGCATGCCTATCATCCTGATGTCCCTATTAAAGATATCGAGTTGATGAACTGGCACGGATTCACAATTGATGTCCTTAAGAAATATGGATTAAAAGAGTCCGACTTACAGATTTATCGCCGTCCTACTCAAAAGGATATTGATAAGGTTGGAGTGCAAATCCATTACATGGGGTATTTTACTAAATGGATTCCGCAGGTTAATTACTATTACTGCGCTGAAAATACCGGATTTATTCCTTATTACAAACGTAGTGAAGGAACTTACTCCAAGTATGCTTCCATTGACGACAGGCTGGACGGTTTTCATTACTATTTGATGTACATAAAATTCGGTATCGGTCGCGCAACATCTGATTCTGCGCACGAAGTACGTGATGGACATATCACCCGTGAAGAGGCAGCCGGTCTCGTTAAGCGTTTTGATGGTGAGTTTCCATGGGATAACTATCAAACCTTTTTGAACTACTGTGATATCAATGATGAGTTTTTTTGGAAAGTAGTTGATAGTTGGCGTTCTCCGCATATATGGGATAAGAAAGATGGAAAATGGGCGCTGAAGAAAGCTGTTTGGCACGAAGAAGCTCTTAAAGAGGCGGCTGAACCGGCTCCTAAAATTAAAGCGTGTAAGATAACTAAATAA
- a CDS encoding nucleotidyltransferase family protein, whose protein sequence is MLFKLILTKDTSFEDALKAVDVYGYGFAPVVDVEDRLVGIITDGDIRRAVLDGKRDLESIINRKPYSLPEGISQKKAFQTLRSIKRRQAPVVDKNNRLVDVITLDDIDFNAKPNAAVIMAGGLGTRLGDLTKTTPKPMLPIGKKPVLEYIVEALFRNGFTNLMISVNYKSEIIKDYFKDGSDFGVEIEYLEETKRLGTAGSLGLITREMDAPFLVMNGDILTSLNFGDLLRHHVATNAALTVCSREFNYQLQYGIIEQQEGRVVDFKEKPSLDFQISAGIYALSPEIISLIPEDTFYDMTTAISDACKNNLHVTTFPLDGYWIDIGQKQDYDNAINDYATE, encoded by the coding sequence ATGCTTTTTAAACTTATACTCACAAAAGATACTTCATTTGAGGATGCTCTAAAGGCTGTCGATGTCTATGGTTACGGCTTTGCTCCTGTTGTTGATGTCGAGGATCGTTTAGTTGGAATTATTACTGATGGTGATATCAGACGCGCTGTTCTTGATGGCAAAAGGGACCTTGAGTCAATAATTAACCGCAAACCATATTCTCTTCCGGAAGGCATTTCTCAAAAAAAAGCTTTTCAGACTTTGCGGAGCATTAAGCGGCGTCAAGCCCCTGTTGTGGATAAAAATAACAGGCTGGTTGATGTAATTACTCTTGACGATATCGATTTTAACGCTAAGCCAAATGCAGCTGTTATTATGGCTGGAGGATTGGGAACGAGGCTGGGGGATCTGACGAAGACAACTCCAAAGCCTATGTTGCCAATAGGTAAAAAACCGGTTCTGGAGTATATAGTTGAGGCTCTTTTCAGAAACGGGTTTACCAACTTGATGATCAGCGTTAATTATAAGTCTGAAATAATTAAAGATTATTTTAAAGATGGTTCTGATTTTGGCGTTGAAATTGAGTATTTGGAAGAAACCAAACGTCTTGGTACTGCCGGGTCACTTGGGTTGATTACCAGAGAAATGGACGCACCTTTTCTGGTAATGAACGGAGATATTCTAACGAGCCTTAATTTTGGTGATCTTTTGAGGCATCATGTTGCCACGAATGCTGCCCTTACTGTGTGTTCAAGAGAATTCAACTATCAATTGCAATACGGAATCATTGAACAGCAGGAAGGCAGGGTGGTTGATTTTAAAGAAAAACCATCACTTGATTTTCAGATTAGTGCTGGAATTTATGCTCTTTCCCCTGAAATTATTTCTTTAATTCCTGAGGATACTTTTTATGATATGACTACGGCCATATCGGACGCATGCAAAAATAACCTGCATGTTACTACTTTTCCTCTTGACGGTTATTGGATCGATATCGGTCAAAAACAAGATTACGACAACGCGATTAATGATTATGCCACAGAATAA
- a CDS encoding MBOAT family O-acyltransferase, whose product MLFNSHIFILFFLPLVFTVYFLLRKFKQHEAGKLFLVLASFTFYGWWKTEYLYLLSGTILFNFCMSEALYRKKSKQILTIAVAANLAVLGYFKYKNFFFNNIAELTGMPTITEKIIIPLGVSFYTFQQISFLVDTYRGKAARCNLLDYSLFVSFFPQLVAGPISYQQEITPQFNAEDAGRINFQNIGQGFFLFSMGLFKKIVIADSLAPYVNSGFDKALALPFWDSWAVSLAYTCQLYFDFSGYTDMALGLGLLFNVKLPNNFNSPYQSLNIQDFWRRWHITLGRFVRDYIYFPLGGSRKGAYRTLENLLISFLLIGFWHGAGWNFIIWGGLHGTAMIIHRIWQNTGNKLPAYAGWLLTFLYVNACWVLFRAETTFDAIKIYKGMLGMVNIGFSTALTFQDEFMLLGVCIALIAFTARFKNSVTTAENMKFTFKESAMAISMFMVAFVLLYTNQTFLYFDF is encoded by the coding sequence ATGCTTTTCAATTCACATATTTTTATTCTTTTCTTTCTGCCGCTTGTCTTCACTGTCTACTTTCTACTCAGGAAATTCAAACAGCATGAAGCAGGTAAGCTATTTCTGGTGCTCGCTTCTTTTACCTTTTATGGCTGGTGGAAGACCGAATATCTCTATCTGCTCAGTGGAACCATCCTGTTCAATTTCTGCATGTCCGAGGCTCTTTACCGCAAGAAAAGCAAACAGATCCTGACCATAGCCGTAGCTGCCAACCTCGCAGTGCTCGGCTATTTCAAATACAAGAACTTTTTCTTCAACAACATTGCCGAATTGACAGGGATGCCGACCATCACCGAAAAAATCATTATCCCTCTCGGAGTCAGCTTCTATACTTTTCAGCAGATTTCATTTCTGGTCGACACTTACCGGGGCAAAGCCGCCCGTTGCAACCTGCTGGATTACAGTCTTTTCGTCTCGTTCTTTCCGCAACTTGTGGCCGGTCCGATCAGCTACCAACAGGAAATCACCCCGCAATTCAATGCCGAAGATGCAGGGAGGATTAATTTTCAAAACATCGGGCAGGGATTCTTCCTGTTCAGCATGGGGTTGTTCAAAAAAATCGTCATTGCCGACTCACTTGCACCCTATGTTAATAGCGGGTTTGACAAGGCCCTGGCCCTGCCTTTCTGGGACTCATGGGCGGTCAGCCTTGCCTACACCTGCCAGCTGTATTTTGATTTCAGCGGTTACACGGATATGGCGCTGGGGCTGGGCCTTCTATTCAACGTCAAATTGCCCAACAACTTCAATTCCCCGTACCAATCGCTTAATATTCAGGACTTCTGGCGGCGCTGGCACATCACTCTCGGACGCTTTGTACGCGATTATATCTATTTTCCACTTGGCGGAAGTCGCAAAGGAGCCTACCGCACCCTTGAAAACCTGCTGATTTCCTTCCTGCTCATCGGTTTTTGGCATGGCGCAGGCTGGAATTTCATAATCTGGGGAGGTCTGCACGGCACAGCCATGATCATCCACCGTATCTGGCAGAACACCGGCAACAAACTTCCGGCCTATGCAGGATGGCTGCTGACTTTTCTCTACGTAAACGCCTGCTGGGTATTATTCAGAGCTGAAACAACATTTGATGCCATAAAAATCTATAAGGGCATGCTGGGTATGGTTAACATCGGATTCTCCACCGCCCTCACCTTTCAGGACGAATTCATGCTGCTGGGAGTATGCATCGCGCTGATTGCTTTTACTGCCCGATTTAAAAACTCCGTAACCACAGCAGAAAACATGAAATTCACTTTTAAAGAATCTGCTATGGCCATCAGCATGTTTATGGTTGCATTCGTGCTTCTCTACACCAATCAAACCTTTCTTTATTTTGATTTCTAA
- a CDS encoding sugar transferase: MTVKRCFDLVLSISALILFFPVLLAVAFAIHKNMGGGIFFIQRRPGLHGKPFNIIKFKTMSDAKDEYGNLLPDSERLSRFGKILRSTSLDELPELINVIFGDMSLVGPRPLLMQYLERYSPEQGRRHEVLPGITGWAQVNGRNAISWEDKFKLDVWYVDNHNLLLDIKILYLTVARVFKREGIAQPGQATAQEFMGSEKD; encoded by the coding sequence ATGACTGTTAAAAGATGCTTTGACCTTGTTCTTTCCATCAGCGCGCTGATCCTTTTCTTTCCGGTACTGCTGGCTGTCGCTTTTGCCATCCATAAAAACATGGGCGGCGGCATCTTTTTTATCCAACGCAGACCGGGACTCCACGGCAAGCCTTTCAATATCATCAAATTCAAAACCATGTCCGATGCCAAGGACGAATACGGCAACCTGCTCCCTGATTCCGAGCGGCTCAGCAGATTTGGTAAGATCCTGCGCTCCACCTCGCTGGACGAACTTCCGGAACTGATCAACGTTATTTTCGGGGATATGTCTTTGGTCGGCCCGCGACCTTTGCTCATGCAATACCTTGAACGCTACTCCCCGGAACAGGGACGCCGTCACGAGGTTCTGCCCGGCATCACCGGATGGGCACAGGTCAATGGACGTAACGCCATTTCTTGGGAAGATAAATTCAAACTAGATGTCTGGTACGTGGACAACCATAACCTGCTGCTGGATATTAAAATTTTATACCTGACCGTGGCCCGTGTGTTTAAACGGGAAGGAATCGCCCAACCGGGGCAGGCCACTGCGCAGGAATTCATGGGCAGCGAAAAAGACTAA
- a CDS encoding DegT/DnrJ/EryC1/StrS family aminotransferase: MSASKNERIYLSPPHMGGSEQEYVRQAFESNFIAPLGPMVNGFEQDFSKLTGLAHCAALSSGTAALHLAMRLVGVQPGDVVIASSLTFIGSVSPVTFLGAEPVFIDSDYKSWNMNPDLLAEAVDYYISKGRKPKAVIPTDLYGQCSDYDRILEIIEPHGIPLIVDAAESVGATYKGRHAGKGALMAAYSFNGNKIITTSGGGLLASDDEELISRARWLSQQAKEPEPYYEHKEIGYNYRMSNLVAAVGRGQVEVISDRVERKREIFDYYRQELGNCPGISFMPEAEYGRCNRWLSVMLVDEEEFGASPDEIRIELEKENIESRPVWKPMHKQPVFEKNTVFGGKVSEDLFKRGLCLPSGTAMKADDMKRIVDLIKSCGR, from the coding sequence GTGTCCGCAAGCAAAAACGAACGCATTTATCTTTCTCCTCCCCATATGGGAGGCTCTGAGCAGGAATATGTCCGGCAGGCTTTTGAAAGCAATTTCATTGCCCCGCTCGGCCCCATGGTCAACGGATTTGAACAGGATTTTTCTAAACTGACCGGATTAGCTCATTGTGCGGCCCTTTCCAGCGGTACAGCGGCTTTACACCTTGCCATGCGTCTTGTGGGCGTTCAACCTGGAGACGTGGTTATAGCCTCTTCGCTGACCTTTATCGGTAGTGTAAGCCCGGTTACTTTTCTGGGGGCTGAACCTGTTTTTATCGACAGCGACTACAAATCATGGAACATGAACCCGGATCTGCTGGCCGAAGCGGTGGATTACTATATTTCCAAAGGACGCAAACCCAAGGCGGTTATTCCCACCGACCTTTACGGTCAGTGCTCCGATTATGACCGCATACTTGAAATCATTGAACCGCACGGTATTCCGCTGATTGTGGATGCCGCCGAGTCTGTGGGAGCCACATACAAAGGCAGGCACGCGGGAAAAGGTGCACTTATGGCCGCCTACTCCTTTAACGGCAATAAAATCATCACCACGTCAGGGGGCGGACTTCTGGCTTCGGATGACGAAGAACTTATCAGCCGGGCGCGTTGGCTTTCCCAGCAGGCCAAAGAACCTGAACCATACTACGAGCATAAAGAAATCGGTTACAACTACCGCATGTCCAATCTGGTAGCCGCAGTGGGACGCGGACAGGTGGAAGTCATTTCCGACCGGGTAGAACGCAAAAGAGAAATTTTTGATTACTACAGGCAAGAGCTGGGCAACTGCCCCGGCATTTCATTCATGCCTGAAGCTGAATACGGCAGGTGCAACCGCTGGCTTTCGGTAATGCTGGTTGATGAAGAGGAGTTCGGCGCTTCTCCTGATGAAATCAGGATTGAACTTGAAAAAGAAAATATTGAATCACGCCCGGTTTGGAAGCCCATGCACAAGCAACCTGTTTTCGAAAAAAATACTGTTTTCGGCGGTAAAGTCAGCGAAGACCTTTTTAAACGCGGTCTCTGCCTGCCCTCCGGCACAGCTATGAAAGCAGACGATATGAAAAGAATTGTTGACCTGATTAAAAGCTGCGGAAGATAA